From the Pseudodesulfovibrio indicus genome, the window CCTTCCAGATATCCTGCCACTTCAGCTCGATTTCCTCGGGAGAATATTTGCCTAATGCCATGTCGATGTTTCCTATTGGGTCGTTTCGGCCCCGCTGGGCGGCCTGGAGCGGCCTGTCCGCGGGCGTCTGTCCGGGCCGATCGCCGGGCGCGCCGAACCCCGCCGGGAGCCGTATCCGGCTCGCGGCCCGTCAGTTCTATTTTATGGTCTTGGCCACGCCGTCCAGGATGCCGTTCACGAAGGACCGGGACTTGTCGTCGCCAAAGGTCTTGGACAGCTCGATGGCCTCGTTGATGGCCGCCTTGACCGGGATGTCGGTGAACAGCATCTCGTACAGCGAGAGGCGCAGGATGGACAGCTCCACGATGGCGATGCGTTCGATCTTCCAGTGCTGGGAGTGTTCCTCGATGGCCTTGTCGATGTCGTGCAGGTTGACGTTCACGCCCATGACCAGGTCGCGTGCGAAGGTTCGCGCGGTCTCGGACTCCTGTTCCATCACCATGGGGTTGATGTCGAACATGGTGTCAAGGTCCATGGGATTTTCCTTGTCCAGGAAATGGGTCGAGTAGAGCACCTGAAAGGCCAGGGTGCGTCCCACCCGGCGTATGCCGGGCCTGTTGCCCTTCTTTTTCGGCTGCATTCCTAGAGCTGCTCCAGGACCCGCACGGTCTCAAGCAGGGCGGACGCGGCTTCCACGCCCTTGTTGCCCGCCTTGGAACCGGCCCGTTCGATGGCCTGGTCCAGGGAGTCGCAGGTGAGCAGGCCGAAGCCCATGGGCACGCCGGACTCCATGGAGGCCTGGGCAATGCCCTTGGCGCACTCGTTGCACACGTAGTCGAAGTGCGGGGTGGCGCCGCGAATGACCGCGCCGAGCACGACAATGCCGTGGTAGGAGCCGGACCGGGCCAGCTTCTGGGCGGCGATGGGCAGCTCGAAGGCGCCGGGTAGGCGGACCAGGGTCAGGTCGTCCTTGGAAGCGCCGTGGCGCACCAGGTAGTCCACGGCCCCGGAGATGAGGCGATCGACGATGAAGTCGT encodes:
- the ribE gene encoding 6,7-dimethyl-8-ribityllumazine synthase — translated: MSVKTIEGQLDAKGLKFAIVAARFNDFIVDRLISGAVDYLVRHGASKDDLTLVRLPGAFELPIAAQKLARSGSYHGIVVLGAVIRGATPHFDYVCNECAKGIAQASMESGVPMGFGLLTCDSLDQAIERAGSKAGNKGVEAASALLETVRVLEQL
- the nusB gene encoding transcription antitermination factor NusB; this encodes MQPKKKGNRPGIRRVGRTLAFQVLYSTHFLDKENPMDLDTMFDINPMVMEQESETARTFARDLVMGVNVNLHDIDKAIEEHSQHWKIERIAIVELSILRLSLYEMLFTDIPVKAAINEAIELSKTFGDDKSRSFVNGILDGVAKTIK